GGCGTCGCCATAGACATGCCGGCTGGCCCGTCAGAAGTCCTGGTGATTGCTGATGACTCCGCGGAGGCAGACTTTGTGGCCGCCGACTTACTTTCGCAGGCAGAACACGGCCCCGACTCCCAAGTCGTTTTTGTCACGAATTCAGAAAAACAGCTCAAAAACGTCCAGGCTGCGGTGGCAGAACAAGTAGCCAAATTGCCTCGCCAGACGGTAGCAGAACAGGCCTTGACCAACAGCATTGGAGTAGTGGTGAGGTCATTGGAAGAGGCGTTGGCTTTCTCTAATCTCTACGCACCAGAGCACTTGATTCTCTCCGTTGAGGAACCCGAAACGCTAGCCGAACAAGTCACACAGGCGGGTTCAGTCTTCATGGGGCACTTTAGCCCAGAATCTGTAGGAGACTATGCTTCAGGCACTAATCATACTTTGCCTACCAACGGCTACGCCCGCAACTACAGCGGTGTTTCCCTGGACAGCTTCATGAAGAAAATCACCTTCCAACAAGTAACCCGCGAAGGATTGGAGCGCATCGGACCCGCCGTAGAAATCATGGCTGAAGCCGAAGGGTTGCACGCACATAAGCATGCCGTGACGATTAGGCTAACTAAAGGGATTTGAAAATTTGAAAATGTGGAGATGTGAAATTGATTTCTGTCTCACTTCCACACTTCAAATGATATTGATGAAAAGAAATAAAGGAAAATATGCAAAGGGAGAATACCATCTTCCCATCTGCACATTTCCAAATCTCCAAATTTGAAACATGTTTACCATAGATAATTTCATCCGTCCGCACTTGAAGTCACTGAAACCGTATTCTTCGGCGCGTGATGAATTTGAGGGCGAAGCCAGCGTCTTTCTGGACGCCAACGAAAACAACCTGGGTAGCCTGGCCGGCGGAGTAGACTACAACCGCTACCCAGATCCCTACCAGAAAACCATCAAGGAAAAACTGGCCAAGCTGAAAGGTGTCAAGCCAGAGCAGATTTTCATAGGCAACGGTTCTGACGAGGCCATTGATTTGCTGGTGCGTCTGGTGTGTGAACCGGGCCAGGACGAGGTGTTGTTGTTGCCCCCCACGTACGGCATGTATGAGGTGAGCGCCAACATCCACAACGTGGGCATTCAGCGAGTGCCGCTAGATGAGCGTTTTCAGCCTGTTTTCCAGAAAATAGCCGAAAAACAAACCGAGCGCACCAAAATCCTTTTCCTGTGCTCACCCAATAACCCCACCGGTAATGTCCTGGAGCACGCCACGGTTGAAAATCTCATTCAGACCTTCAATGGCTTGGTGGTGGTAGATGAAGCCTATATTGATTTCACGGATCAGCCCAGCTGGAGCACGCGCCTGGACGAATTTCCTAACTTGGTTGTCCTGCAGACACTTTCCAAAGCCTGGGGAATGGCGGGCCTGCGGCTGGGAATGGCTTTCGCTTCTCCAGAAATCATTGGCTACCTGAACAAGATAAAGCCGCCTTACAATATCAACGTAGTCACGCAGGGGTTGGTAAGTGATGCGTTGGATAAGACCGCGCAACTGCAAGATATGCTTCAAGTTATCATGGATGAACGGACCCGACTGTTACAAGCGTTTGAAGCTTTGCCCTTGATGGAGAAGGTTTATCCGTCAGATGCCAACTTCGTGCTGGTGCAGGTGCCCAATGCCAATGAACTGTATAGCTTTCTGCTGGAACGCGGCGTGGTAGTCCGGAACCGTTCCAACCAACCGGGTTGCGCCAACTGCCTGCGCATAACCGTGGGAACCCCCGCAGAAAACGATAACCTGCTGGAGGCGTTGCATTCAATTGCCGCCACGCAGAAAGTTTAGAAAGCGTTTTTGGTCTGTTTTCTGAGAAACAGGCTAAAATGGAAGAAGCTGGAAGGATGCTGCCTTGGGTCTCCAGACTTGCTTCATTTTAGTGGGAGCCTTAAGTCTCTCGCTAGAGTTGAAAAGAGAAGTTCCTGTCGTTTTTAGGCTATTTTTCAGGAATTAGCCCGAAAACCAACAATACACAGGCATAAGCAAACGCTTTAGCCAATAAACATTAAACCAATATCGTGCTACTTACTACACGGTGCGTGCTACTAAAAAACAAATGAAAAAAGTTTTATTCATTGACCGCGACGGGACCATTCTCCTGGAACCGCCCACTGATTATCAGGTAGACTCGTTTGAAAAGTTTTCATTCTACCCGAAGGTCCTACGGAACCTCTACAAAATCTACACCGAGCTGGACTATGAGTTTGTGATGGTTACCAACCAGGATGGATTAGGCACTGATTCTTACCCTGAAGATACTTTCTGGCCCTACCAGAACAAGATGCTGGAGATTCTGGAAGGCGAAGGCATTAAGTTTGCCCACATCCACATTGACCGCAGTTTTGAGCACGAGAACAGCCCCAACCGCAAGCCGCGACTGGGTATGCTAAGCCAATACCTGACCGGTGACTATGACTTAGCGAACTCGTATGTAATCGGGGACCGCCTCACAGACGTGCAGATGGCCCACAACCTGGGTGCTAAGAGCATTCTGTTGCAAGAGGCCGCTAATGAAGAGGCAACATTCGTGAGCACTGACTGGGATGCCATTTACAACTTCCTGCGTCTGCCTGCCCGCAAAGCCACCATCCAGCGCAACACCAATGAAACACAGATCAGCGTAGAGATCAATCTGGACGGCGAAGGCAAGTCTGACATGCAGACCGGCCTGGGGTTCTTTGACCATATGTTGGACCAGCTGGCGCGCCACAGCGGCGTAGACATGCGCATTCACGTGAAAGGCGATCTTCACATTGATGAGCACCACACCATTGAAGATACGGCACTGGCATTAGGAGAAGCGTTTGCGCAAGCCATTAGCGACAAACGCGGCATCAGTCGGTACGGCTTCCTGCTGCCCATGGATGATGCCTTGGTACACGCCGCCATTGATTTCTCTGGAAGACCATGGTTGGTATGGGATGCTAAGTTTACCCGCGAAAAAGTAGGAGACATGCCCACTGAGATGTTCATGCACTTCTTCAAATCGTTCTCAGACGCGTCAAAGTCCAACCTAAACATCAAGGCCGAGGGCGAAAACGAGCACCATAAAATTGAAGCCATCTTCAAAGCGGTGGCTAAAGCCATTAAAATGGCACTGGTGCGTGACGTGAACAAGATGGAAATACCTAGTACCAAAGGCATTCTGTAATGAAAATAGTAATTGTAGATTATAAAGCCGGAAACGTGCAGAGCGTCCTCTTCGCCTTGGAGAGATTGGGGGCTCAGGCCACGGTGACGTCCAACGCAGAAGAAATCAAGAGCGCCGACAAGGTGATTTTCCCGGGAGTTGGGGAGGCATCCTCGGCCATGCGCGCCTTGAAGGCCAATAACCTGGATACGCTGTTACCCACGTTAACACAACCGTTTCTGGGCGTTTGTCTAGGCATGCAACTGTTGTGTCAGCATTCAGAAGAAGGAGATACTGATCTGCTGGGCATTATTCCGGTGCAGGTGAAGAAGTTTGATGCGGCCATTAAAGTGCCGCACATGGGCTGGAACAACCTGCACCATCTCCAGAGTGATTTGTTTACTGGCATACAGGAGGATGAATATGCGTATTTCGTGCACAGTTTCTACGCCCCGGTAACGGAATATACCATTGCCCAGAGTTCGTATCCAGAGCCGTTCAGTGCGGCGTTGCAGTACAAGAACTTTTATGCGGTACAGTTTCATACAGAGAAAAGCGGCCCGGCGGGGGCGCACATTCTCCAGAACTTCCTAAACCTTTAAGCCATGGACATTATTCCGGCTATTGACTTGATTGGCGGCCAGTGCGTACGCCTTACAGAAGGAGATTTTTCCCAGCAGACTACCTACCATTCTGACCCCGTAGAAGTGGCCAAACAGTTTGAGGGTCTCGGGCTGCGTCGCCTGCATTTGGTGGATTTGGACGGTGCCCGCGCCAAGAAGCCGGTGAATTTGCCGGTGCTGGAACGCATCGCCAGACAAACTAAATTGATCATTGACTACGGCGGGGGATTGCAAAGTTCAGAAGCCGTCCGGCAGGCGTTTGACGCGGGTGCGCAGCAAATTACGGCAGGTAGCATTGCCGTCCGGGAGCCGCAGACGGTAGAAGCCTGGCTGCAGGAGTACGGTGCCGACCGCATCATTGTAGGAGCAGATTTCAAAGACAACCGCATTGCCATCAACGCCTGGGCCGAGCAGAGCGATTTAACGCTGGAGTCGTTTTTGGCCTCTTTTTCTGAAAAGGGCGCAAAAACGTTCATCTGCACCGATGTCAGCAAAGATGGCAAGCTGCAAGGTTCTTCCATAGAAGTGTATCAACGTTTGCTAGAGCGGTTCCCCACGTTGCAGTTCATTGCCAGCGGGGGCGTCACCACCATTGAAGAAGTTCGGCAATTGCATGAAGCGGGTTTGCACGGTGCCATTATTGGCAAAGCCATTTATGAGGGGACCATCAAGTTGGAAGATTTAGCAAAGGAGGTTATTTAGCATGCTCACAAAACGAATAATACCCTGCTTGGATATCAAGAACGGCCGTACCGTAAAGGGCGTGCGTTTTGAAGATATCAGAGATGCCGGTGACCCGGTAGAATTGGCGGCCTTGTACGCAAAACAGGGCGCAGACGAATTGGTGTTTCTGGACATCACGGCCACCAATGAGAAGCGCAAGACCCTGGTGGAACTGGTGCGCGAAGTGGCCCGCCACATAGACATTCCGTTCACAGTGGGCGGCGGCATCAGTGCAGTGGAAGACGTGGAAGTACTCTTGCAAAACGGCGCCGATAAAGTGTCCATCAACTCATCAGCCATTCACCGGCCAGAACTAATTACAGAGCTGGCAAGCAGGTTCGGGAGCCAGTGCGTTACCGTGGCCATAGACACTAAAAGCACACCAGAAGGCTGGAAGGTTTTCAGCAAGGCGGGCACGCTAGACACGGGCCTGAGAGCTTTAGACTGGGCCAGGGAAGTAGTGGAGCGCGGTGCCGGTGAAATTCTGCTTACTTCCATGAGCAATGACGGGACCAAGAGCGGTTTTGCCTTAGACATTACCGGTGAAATTTCGCGCAACGTGCGGGTGCCGGTCATTGCCTCGGGCGGCGCCGGGAATGCGCAACATTTCCTGGATGTGTTTGAAGCCGGGGCAGATGCCGCGTTGGCCGCCAGTATCTTTCACTTTCAGGAAGTTCCGCTGCCCGGCCTGAAGAAATTCTTAGCCGAAAATAAAATAGACATTAGATGCTAGTATTTAGACGCTAGATTTTAGATGATGGACTTCAGCGTAAATTCGAGCAAAGTCTATTGTCTAACATCTACTGTCTAGTATCCCA
The nucleotide sequence above comes from Nibribacter ruber. Encoded proteins:
- the hisB gene encoding bifunctional histidinol-phosphatase/imidazoleglycerol-phosphate dehydratase HisB yields the protein MKKVLFIDRDGTILLEPPTDYQVDSFEKFSFYPKVLRNLYKIYTELDYEFVMVTNQDGLGTDSYPEDTFWPYQNKMLEILEGEGIKFAHIHIDRSFEHENSPNRKPRLGMLSQYLTGDYDLANSYVIGDRLTDVQMAHNLGAKSILLQEAANEEATFVSTDWDAIYNFLRLPARKATIQRNTNETQISVEINLDGEGKSDMQTGLGFFDHMLDQLARHSGVDMRIHVKGDLHIDEHHTIEDTALALGEAFAQAISDKRGISRYGFLLPMDDALVHAAIDFSGRPWLVWDAKFTREKVGDMPTEMFMHFFKSFSDASKSNLNIKAEGENEHHKIEAIFKAVAKAIKMALVRDVNKMEIPSTKGIL
- the hisF gene encoding imidazole glycerol phosphate synthase subunit HisF → MLTKRIIPCLDIKNGRTVKGVRFEDIRDAGDPVELAALYAKQGADELVFLDITATNEKRKTLVELVREVARHIDIPFTVGGGISAVEDVEVLLQNGADKVSINSSAIHRPELITELASRFGSQCVTVAIDTKSTPEGWKVFSKAGTLDTGLRALDWAREVVERGAGEILLTSMSNDGTKSGFALDITGEISRNVRVPVIASGGAGNAQHFLDVFEAGADAALAASIFHFQEVPLPGLKKFLAENKIDIRC
- the hisA gene encoding 1-(5-phosphoribosyl)-5-[(5-phosphoribosylamino)methylideneamino]imidazole-4-carboxamide isomerase, with protein sequence MDIIPAIDLIGGQCVRLTEGDFSQQTTYHSDPVEVAKQFEGLGLRRLHLVDLDGARAKKPVNLPVLERIARQTKLIIDYGGGLQSSEAVRQAFDAGAQQITAGSIAVREPQTVEAWLQEYGADRIIVGADFKDNRIAINAWAEQSDLTLESFLASFSEKGAKTFICTDVSKDGKLQGSSIEVYQRLLERFPTLQFIASGGVTTIEEVRQLHEAGLHGAIIGKAIYEGTIKLEDLAKEVI
- the hisH gene encoding imidazole glycerol phosphate synthase subunit HisH, with protein sequence MKIVIVDYKAGNVQSVLFALERLGAQATVTSNAEEIKSADKVIFPGVGEASSAMRALKANNLDTLLPTLTQPFLGVCLGMQLLCQHSEEGDTDLLGIIPVQVKKFDAAIKVPHMGWNNLHHLQSDLFTGIQEDEYAYFVHSFYAPVTEYTIAQSSYPEPFSAALQYKNFYAVQFHTEKSGPAGAHILQNFLNL
- the hisC gene encoding histidinol-phosphate transaminase; protein product: MFTIDNFIRPHLKSLKPYSSARDEFEGEASVFLDANENNLGSLAGGVDYNRYPDPYQKTIKEKLAKLKGVKPEQIFIGNGSDEAIDLLVRLVCEPGQDEVLLLPPTYGMYEVSANIHNVGIQRVPLDERFQPVFQKIAEKQTERTKILFLCSPNNPTGNVLEHATVENLIQTFNGLVVVDEAYIDFTDQPSWSTRLDEFPNLVVLQTLSKAWGMAGLRLGMAFASPEIIGYLNKIKPPYNINVVTQGLVSDALDKTAQLQDMLQVIMDERTRLLQAFEALPLMEKVYPSDANFVLVQVPNANELYSFLLERGVVVRNRSNQPGCANCLRITVGTPAENDNLLEALHSIAATQKV